The following proteins are co-located in the Castanea sativa cultivar Marrone di Chiusa Pesio chromosome 8, ASM4071231v1 genome:
- the LOC142607017 gene encoding sister chromatid cohesion 1 protein 4, whose product MFYSQFILAKKGPLGTIWIAAHLERKLRKNQVADTDIGVSVDSILFPEVPIALRLSSHLLLGVVRIYSRKVNYLFDDCSEALLKIKQAFRSTAVDLPPEESTAPYHSITLPETFDLDDFELPDNEIFQGNYVDHHVSTKEQITLQDTMEGVVYSTSQFGLDERFGDGDTSQIGLDLDEELLLNKVVGPGHDGISDADPQVPVQSETTQTKYESDEVITETSEVMHMNGGGNQVDVLATDPEIVEYAQAPSTPGLLEEPNLSSVQETLACDDHMELDHTLTGLVAAENTLTASGKSDFPGDKNTVNWSLRNDLSADTVENGCLLGDQDIKQAKPQEHLPHTEASMEYMLADNCLSTSLPSLDPIEQTEAIHRELECSDGTVSVLDGPDKAEDIHNGVVIDNEPSTSFVHQTDVECVEPVGVRLDETVASPSCSHITSDFEDPSRKTFSSGIFALESEAYLEDDQASPRPEILNDVEIGNDVGRSCSTSKASASNAVCPLESPGRPEVVNVEAQACQELKETETSDPLANDVMQSNQSHVLRACNAHQSQPDLSSLGGEECLATDVTDTVLEKNSESAPYDEIQSDSRKLDEQMKNAVFSNSQLNNLSSPQTSDFPAPEKMLSVVEALTTKQNDLLVNSTPDKEALAGDDGAAAGIELISGKKRSFTESTLTVQSVNSVESFGMTQSKKTAESVPDDDDLLSSILVGRRSSALKMKPTPPAPEVVPMKRLRSAPRSSALKRKVLMDDTMVLHGDTIRLQLTNTEDIRRVRKKAPCTRPEISTILRQFLEDEIFNEPLCTGMSANLIFLHSETFDLSGIRISENDQGNNSEVAKDMESSVRPNVTKESEMDGTTEPVVVRSDVEAQPADNSIQTERQQVESFNLGLQEMNSQEQPKAISDIQDFRFSQHDPLGEFYEMGTERGNVEVADAVNGFLVNGLESLSATEPVSGYICNVPVDFVVQPSLMDKTDEASASLPIDASCMSPGNKLDAQTVEGEAFVVNMSNGNAVDAIEIVEHGVEIGAHLQPGSLELAENIKDSLASECHNLAFENGNQPLEETRNDKPGVLNEDGGLPVDLGCDDKDSTSNFMCMGDMKIDSTHSVDLDLDVNNASLNVKENADCQEAEPNSIMDGEVPALDCPGVEDRSGFEDVTVGNDTEFLNVDDEEIAEEEDDNMPSSTEDTRLLENTGWSSRTRAVAKYLQTLFDKEAVHGRKTLPMDNLLAGKTRKEASRMFFETLVLKTRDYIHVEQAKPFDSINIKPRVKLMKSDF is encoded by the exons ATGTTTTATTCTCAGTTTATATTGGCCAAGAAAGGCCCGCTTGGGACGATATGGATAGCCGCACATTTGGAGCGGAAGCTGCGGAAGAATCAGGTGGCCGATACCGATATTGGCGTCTCAGTAG ATTCAATTCTTTTTCCTGAAGTACCAATTGCACTTCGGTTGTCCAGCCATCTTCTGCTTGGTGTAGTGAGGATATACTCTAGAAAGGTGAATTACCTTTTTGATGATTGCAGTGAGGCTTTGCTCAAGATAAAGCAAGCTTTTCGCTCCACTGCTGTTGATTTACCGCCTGAAGAATCTACTGCACCATATCACTCCATCACCTTGCCAGAGACATTTGatcttgatgattttgagcTTCCAGATAATGAAATATTTCAGGG TAATTATGTTGATCATCATGTCAGTACAAAGGAGCAGATTACCCTCCAAGATACAATGGAGGGAGTGGTTTACTCAACATCACAGTTTGGATTAGACG AGCGGTTTGGTGATGGTGACACATCTCAGATTGGTTTAGACCTTGATGAG GAGCTGCTCTTGAACAAGGTTGTAGGTCCGGGGCATGATGGAATTTCAGA TGCTGATCCTCAGGTTCCTGTCCAATCAGAGACAACTCAGACAAAATATGAAAGTGACGAGGTGATAACAGAAACTTCAGAAGTCATGCACATGAATGGTGGTGGAAATCAG GTTGATGTTCTAGCCACAGATCCTGAAATTGTTGAGTATGCTCAGGCTCCATCTACTCCTGGATTATTGGAAGAGCCAAACTTATCTAGTGTTCAGGAGACTTTAGCCTGTGATGACCATATGGAATTAGATCATACTTTAACAGGATTAGTTGCAGCAGAGAACACTCTAACTGCTTCCGGAAAGTCAGATTTTCCTGGGGATAAAAATACAGTGAACTGGTCTTTGCGCAATGATTTGAGTGCTGATACTGTTGAGAATGGCTGTCTTCTGGGTGACCAAGACATCAAACAGGCGAAGCCGCAGGAACATCTGCCACATACTGAAGCTAGTATGGAGTACATGTTAGCAGATAATTGCCTTTCAACTTCTTTACCCTCTTTGGATCCCATTGAGCAAACTGAAGCTATTCATCGAGAATTAGAATGTTCAGATGGGACAGTCAGTGTGTTGGATGGTCCAGACAAGGCAGAAGATATTCATAATGGAGTTGTAATAGACAATGAACCTAGTACATCTTTTGTACATCAAACTGACGTGGAATGTGTAGAACCTGTGGGAGTTAGATTGGATGAAACTGTTGCATCTCCTAGTTGCTCTCATATCACCTCTGATTTTGAGGATCCTAGTCGTAAAACTTTTTCAAGTGGCATCTTTGCACTAGAATCGGAGGCTTATCTGGAGGATGACCAAGCATCACCAAGGCCGGAAATTCTCAATGACGTTGAAATTGGTAATGATGTTGGAAGATCATGCTCAACAAGCAAAGCATCGGCTTCAAATGCTGTCTGTCCATTGGAATCACCTGGGAGACCTGAGGTTGTGAATGTTGAAGCTCAGGCTTGTCAGGAACTGAAGGAGACAGAGACTTCAGATCCACTTGCTAATGATGTTATGCAATCAAATCAATCGCATGTGCTTCGGGCATGCAATGCCCATCAAAGCCAACCTGACTTGTCATCTCTTGGAG GTGAAGAGTGCCTTGCTACTGATGTTACGGATACAGTCttagaaaaaaattcagaaTCTGCTCCATATGACGAAATTCAGTCAGATTCCAGGAAGTTAGATGAACAAATGAAAAACGCAGTCTTTAGTAATAGTCAGTTGAATAATTTAAGTAGTCCCCAGACTTCTGACTTTCCCGCACCGGAAAAGATGCTCTCTGTAGTGGAGGCACTCACTACAAAACAGAATGATTTGCTAGTGAATTCTACACCAGACAAAGAAGCCCTAGCTGGGGATGATGGAGCTGCTGCTGGGATTGAACTGATCTCGGGGAAAAAGCGTAGTTTCACAGAAAGCACTCTGACAGTGCAGAGTGTAAATTCTGTTGAATCTTTTGGCATGACACAATCCAAGAAAACTGCGGAATCCGTTCCTGATGACGATGATTTGTTGTCTTCCATTTTAG TTGGAAGAAGATCTTCAGCTTTGAAAATGAAGCCCACTCCACCTGCCCCTGAAGTAGTACCCATGAAACGCTTGCGTTCTGCGCCCCGATCTAGTGCCTTGAAGAGGAAAGTTCTTATGGATGATACAATGGTCTTGCATGGCGA CACAATTCGTCTACAGTTGACAAATACTGAAGACATACGTCGTGTAAGAAAGAAAGCTCCTTGCACTCGCCCTGAGATCTCAACTATTCTTAGACAATTCTTGGAAGATGAAATATTTAATGAACCCCTTTGTACTG GTATGTCGGCCAACTTAATATTCTTGCATAGTGAGACCTTTGATCTAAGCGGCATTAGAATTTCTGAAAATGATCAAGGCAATAATTCAGAAGTAGCAAAGGATATGGAATCTTCTGTTAGGCCAAATGTCACTAAAGAAAGTGAAATGGATGGGACCACTGAGCCTGTGGTAGTCAGAAGTGATGTAGAAGCACAACCTGCTGACAATTCCATTCAGACTGAGAGGCAGCAGGTCGAAAGTTTTAACTTAGGATTGCAAGAAATGAATTCTCAAGAGCAGCCTAAGGCTATTTCTGACATACAGGATTTTAGATTTTCTCAACATGACCCCTTGGGAGAGTTCTATGAAATGGGAACTGAGAGGGGGAATGTTGAAGTTGCTGATGCAGTCAATGGATTTCTTGTTAATGGGCTTGAATCGTTATCTGCAACTGAACCTGTTTCTGGATATATTTGCAACGTGCCAGTGGACTTTGTGGTTCAGCCATCTCTAATGGATAAAACTGATGAAGCATCTGCTTCTCTGCCGATTGACGCATCATGCATGTCACCTGGTAATAAATTGGATGCTCAGACTGTTGAGGGTGAGGCTTTTGTGGTGAATATGAGCAATGGGAATGCCGTAGATGCCATTGAAATTGTAGAACATGGGGTTGAAATCGGTGCACACCTACAGCCAGGGTCTCTTGAACTTGCTGAGAATATAAAAGATTCACTTGCAAGTGAATGCCATAATCTAGCTTTTGAAAATGGTAACCAGCCTTTGGAGGAAACAAGAAATGATAAGCCAGGGGTTTTGAATGAGGATGGAGGGTTGCCTGTAGACTTGGGTTGTGATGACAAAGACTCTACCTCCAACTTTATGTGTATGGGAGACATGAAAATAGATTCTACACATTCAGTAGATCTTGATTTGGATGTGAATAATGCTTCCCTGAATGTTAAAGAAAATGCAGACTGTCAAGAAGCTGAGCCAAATAGTATCATGGATGGAGAAGTCCCTGCCCTTGACTGTCCTGGTGTTGAAGATCGTAGT GGTTTTGAAGATGTCACAGTTGGGAATGACACag AATTCTTAAATGTAGATGATGAAGAAATagctgaagaagaagatgacaaTATGCCATCAAGTACTGAAGACACTCGTCTTCTTGAGAACACTGGATGGTCATCTCGTACCAG GGCTGTTGCCAAGTATCTCCAGACTTTATTTGATAAGGAAGCTGTACATGGAAGAAAGACACTCCCCATGGATAATCTACTAGCTGGTAAAACTCGTAAAGAAGCATCGAGGATGTTTTTTGAGACATTG GTTCTTAAGACAAGGGATTACATACATGTAGAACAGGCAAAGCCCTTTGACAGCATAAATATAAAACCTCGAGTAAAGCTCATGAAGTCAGATTTCTGA